A portion of the Blastopirellula sediminis genome contains these proteins:
- the deoC gene encoding deoxyribose-phosphate aldolase: MTRAQVLARIDHTLLAPNATQHQLEDACLLGHHLQTAAVCVPSFFAGRCARMLAGTFVKTCTVIGFPHGNQPLRVKLHEAEQVLVEGAQELDMVVNVSDVKSGHWRQIRKEILQLTQMTHDAGQKIKVIFENCYLSQLEKIRLCQVCNEANVDWVKTSTGFGTGGATLDDVRLMWQHSRCLVKAAGGIRDLTTFFQYCELGADRIGLSRTAAILHEYDARFSSE; this comes from the coding sequence ATGACTCGCGCTCAAGTGCTGGCCCGCATCGATCACACGCTTTTGGCGCCGAATGCGACGCAGCACCAATTGGAAGACGCCTGCCTTCTGGGGCATCACCTGCAAACGGCGGCGGTCTGCGTACCGTCCTTCTTCGCCGGGCGGTGCGCTCGGATGTTGGCCGGCACCTTCGTCAAAACCTGCACCGTGATCGGCTTCCCCCACGGCAATCAGCCGCTCCGGGTCAAACTGCACGAAGCGGAACAGGTGCTGGTTGAAGGCGCCCAAGAGCTTGACATGGTCGTCAACGTCAGCGACGTCAAAAGCGGGCACTGGCGTCAGATCCGCAAAGAGATCCTGCAGCTGACCCAGATGACGCACGACGCGGGGCAAAAGATCAAAGTCATTTTCGAGAACTGCTATCTCTCGCAGCTCGAAAAAATTCGGCTTTGCCAGGTCTGCAACGAAGCGAACGTCGATTGGGTGAAAACCTCGACCGGTTTCGGAACCGGCGGCGCCACGCTGGACGACGTCCGTCTGATGTGGCAACATTCGCGTTGTCTGGTCAAAGCGGCTGGCGGAATCCGCGATCTCACCACCTTTTTTCAATACTGCGAACTTGGCGCCGATCGCATCGGGCTGAGCCGCACCGCTGCGATTCTCCACGAATACGACGCTCGTTTTTCGAGCGAATAG
- a CDS encoding cytochrome c3 family protein → MPSRLSIFRRIPLVAIPFLVALLLGGLALADWYWAIPTTRQATFVGRNSCIECHQAEHKDFMGSFHDKAMDLATEETVLGDFNDAEFTHFDITSKMFRKDGKYFINTEGPDGKLADFEVKYVFGVDPLQQYMVEIEPPTPGSPAGSIGRVQVLRISWDTNKKEWFYLPPPDVDEKLEPNDPLHWTGAAQNWNHMCADCHSTNLHKNFDLASNSYHTTFTEIDVSCEACHGPGSLHVELANSYSLFWDRNHGYGLKQLKGESNVAQVQACADCHSRRRVVCPTYQRGDSYYDQYSNELIMPQTYYCDGQILDEDYVFGSFLQSKMYHKNIRCTDCHNPHSTKVKFEGNKLCTSCHQHPAGKYDTEAHYRHKADGTGSSCVECHMPETTYMEVDPRRDHSIRVPRPDLSVALQTPNACTKCHLDRAKVSDEKRASLKNYGDWMTAARNGDEEVAKALAEVDAWAAKAVKEWYGRDYSEEEPSFAYTLSQAWNEDPHSFPKLIDLARDRQQPPIVRASAVTQLSAYADQPETGRAIKLALVDSDPQLRSAAMIVTEFLSPSVVPHPEALKLMMAGLDDPTRLVRTDAANALAGTPIEFLKLNGKAGAFEKALGELKESLLRNADQAGALLALGALSERMGDDAGAEKYYRDAVRIQPNVTGPRSNLAELLTRKMAPQRQRFEQLAASGQRDQARQMVEELAIREFEIAHLREEELVNLARDAEQLPNVAQVQYRFGLALYQANQLSASEEAIARATELQPNSTTFLTALVRLQQKREKWEEAKKTIATLRQLRPNDPGLAEVEQEILQRRQPDDQR, encoded by the coding sequence ATGCCCTCTCGTTTGTCGATATTCCGCCGCATCCCCCTCGTCGCGATTCCATTTCTGGTCGCTTTGCTGCTGGGTGGACTGGCGCTGGCCGATTGGTATTGGGCGATTCCCACCACGCGCCAAGCGACCTTCGTCGGGCGCAATTCGTGCATCGAATGCCACCAGGCCGAGCACAAGGACTTCATGGGCTCGTTCCATGACAAGGCGATGGACCTGGCGACCGAAGAGACGGTCCTCGGCGACTTCAACGACGCCGAGTTCACCCACTTCGACATCACGTCGAAGATGTTCCGCAAAGATGGCAAGTACTTCATCAATACCGAAGGCCCCGACGGCAAGCTGGCCGACTTCGAGGTGAAGTACGTCTTCGGCGTCGATCCGCTGCAGCAATACATGGTCGAAATCGAACCGCCGACGCCGGGCTCGCCGGCTGGATCGATCGGTCGCGTGCAAGTGCTGCGGATCTCGTGGGATACGAACAAGAAAGAGTGGTTCTATCTTCCGCCGCCCGACGTGGATGAGAAGCTCGAGCCAAACGATCCGCTCCACTGGACCGGCGCAGCGCAAAACTGGAACCACATGTGCGCCGATTGCCACTCGACCAATCTGCACAAAAACTTCGACCTCGCGAGCAACAGCTACCACACCACCTTCACCGAGATCGACGTCAGCTGCGAAGCGTGTCACGGTCCCGGCAGCTTGCATGTCGAACTCGCCAATAGCTATTCGCTCTTCTGGGACCGCAATCATGGCTACGGCCTGAAGCAGTTGAAGGGAGAGAGCAACGTCGCGCAGGTACAAGCTTGCGCCGACTGCCATTCGCGACGTCGCGTCGTTTGTCCCACCTACCAGCGCGGCGACAGCTACTACGATCAATACTCGAACGAACTGATCATGCCGCAGACCTATTACTGCGACGGGCAGATCCTCGACGAGGACTACGTCTTCGGCTCGTTCCTGCAAAGCAAGATGTATCACAAGAACATCCGCTGCACCGACTGCCATAATCCTCACTCGACCAAAGTCAAGTTTGAAGGAAACAAGCTCTGCACGTCGTGCCATCAACACCCTGCCGGCAAGTACGACACCGAAGCCCACTATCGCCACAAAGCGGATGGAACCGGCTCGTCGTGCGTCGAATGCCACATGCCGGAGACGACCTACATGGAAGTCGATCCGCGTCGTGACCATAGCATTCGGGTCCCCCGCCCTGACCTGTCGGTCGCATTGCAAACGCCGAACGCTTGCACCAAGTGCCATCTCGACCGGGCGAAGGTTTCTGACGAAAAACGCGCCAGTCTGAAAAACTACGGCGACTGGATGACCGCCGCTCGCAACGGCGACGAAGAAGTCGCGAAGGCGCTCGCCGAAGTCGACGCCTGGGCGGCGAAAGCGGTGAAAGAATGGTACGGCCGAGACTACTCGGAAGAAGAGCCGAGCTTCGCCTACACCCTTTCCCAAGCTTGGAACGAAGATCCGCATAGCTTCCCGAAGCTGATTGACCTCGCAAGAGACCGCCAACAACCGCCGATCGTCCGCGCCAGCGCCGTGACGCAGCTGAGCGCCTACGCCGATCAACCCGAAACAGGCCGCGCCATCAAACTGGCGCTAGTCGATTCCGACCCGCAGCTCCGCAGCGCCGCGATGATCGTGACCGAGTTCCTCTCGCCGTCGGTCGTCCCCCATCCGGAAGCGCTGAAGCTGATGATGGCGGGCCTCGACGATCCGACCCGCCTGGTTCGGACCGACGCCGCGAATGCCCTCGCGGGAACACCGATCGAATTCCTGAAACTGAACGGCAAAGCGGGAGCGTTCGAGAAGGCGCTAGGCGAATTGAAGGAGTCGCTCCTGCGTAACGCCGATCAGGCCGGCGCATTGCTCGCCTTGGGCGCCCTTTCCGAACGGATGGGAGACGACGCCGGTGCGGAAAAGTATTATCGCGACGCCGTTCGGATTCAGCCGAACGTGACCGGTCCCCGGTCGAACTTGGCCGAATTGCTCACCCGCAAGATGGCGCCGCAGCGGCAACGCTTCGAACAGTTGGCGGCCAGCGGACAGCGCGATCAAGCTCGCCAGATGGTGGAAGAGCTCGCGATCCGCGAATTTGAAATTGCCCACCTGCGGGAAGAAGAATTGGTCAACCTGGCCCGCGACGCCGAGCAATTGCCCAACGTCGCCCAGGTTCAATACCGTTTCGGCCTGGCCCTTTACCAGGCAAACCAACTGTCGGCCTCCGAAGAAGCGATCGCCCGGGCCACCGAGCTGCAACCAAATTCGACCACCTTCCTGACGGCGTTGGTTCGTTTGCAGCAAAAACGGGAAAAATGGGAGGAGGCGAAGAAGACGATCGCAACCCTGCGTCAGCTTCGCCCGAATGACCCCGGCCTGGCCGAGGTGGAGCAAGAAATTCTTCAGCGGAGACAACCTGACGATCAACGCTAA
- a CDS encoding FdhF/YdeP family oxidoreductase, giving the protein MRKLSSGGGWQAIKYTFTKARQAGGIWKLWKAMRSKNACKTCALGMGGQKGGMVNELGNFPEVCKKSLQAMVADMQGAVKPEFWQTYSVAQLSKFTPYQMEHSGRLTQPMLYERGANYYRPIEWDEAFRRIADKLKRLPADDTFWYFSGRSSNEAGFLLQLFARIYGTNNVNNCSYYCHQASGVGLASTIGSGTATLLLDDVEHADLVFLIGGNPASNHPRLMSTLKHVRRHGGEVIVINPVIETGLVNFRVPSDPISLLFGTKIATLYVQPHIGGDLALLKGIAKQIDEMGAGDARFLAERCDNNEEWLAHIRGLSWEEIVIKSGVTREQINDIAARYAKAKNVVFSWTMGITHHAHGVDNVQAIAALAALRGMVGRPNAGLMPIRGHSNVQGIGSVGVTPQLKQAIFERLESNFNLQLPTTTGLDTLACMEAAHTGALKMGFCLGGNLYGSNPDQKFAAEALEQLEMLVFMSTTLNTGHANGLAKETLILPVLARDEEPHPTTQESMFNYVRLSDGGPRRLQGPLSEVEVIARIASDVLGNAGPIDWQSMQDTGKIRDAIAKVVPGFAKIETIDKTKQEFQIDGRTFHTPIFPTPTGKLQLFTHEIPPLKGDSHQLRLMTVRSEGQFNTVVYEETDIYRGIDRRDVILMHPDDCRRLGVANDQPVEIKSDIGSIRGFLVREYADIRPGNALMYYPEANVLVARHADPKSKTPAFKGVIVEVAPLSATPA; this is encoded by the coding sequence ATGCGCAAACTTTCCAGCGGCGGCGGTTGGCAAGCGATCAAATACACCTTCACCAAAGCCCGCCAGGCCGGCGGTATCTGGAAGCTTTGGAAGGCGATGCGCAGCAAGAATGCCTGCAAGACCTGCGCGCTCGGCATGGGCGGGCAAAAAGGGGGCATGGTCAACGAACTGGGGAACTTCCCCGAGGTTTGCAAAAAGTCGCTGCAAGCGATGGTCGCCGACATGCAAGGCGCCGTTAAACCGGAGTTCTGGCAAACCTACAGCGTCGCGCAGCTCTCGAAGTTCACTCCCTATCAAATGGAGCATAGCGGCCGTCTGACGCAGCCGATGCTCTACGAGCGCGGCGCCAACTACTATCGGCCAATCGAGTGGGACGAAGCGTTTCGCCGCATCGCCGACAAACTGAAGAGGCTGCCGGCCGACGACACCTTCTGGTACTTCAGCGGTCGCAGCTCGAACGAAGCCGGCTTTCTGCTGCAACTCTTCGCGCGGATCTACGGCACCAACAACGTCAACAATTGCAGCTACTATTGTCACCAGGCGAGCGGCGTCGGTCTCGCTTCGACCATCGGCAGCGGCACCGCGACGCTGTTGCTGGACGACGTCGAACATGCCGACCTTGTCTTTTTGATCGGCGGCAATCCGGCCAGCAATCACCCGCGTCTGATGTCGACGCTGAAGCATGTCCGGCGGCACGGCGGCGAAGTGATCGTCATCAACCCGGTGATCGAAACCGGCCTGGTCAACTTCCGCGTACCGAGCGATCCAATCAGTCTGCTCTTCGGCACCAAGATCGCGACGCTTTATGTGCAGCCTCACATCGGCGGCGACTTGGCGCTGCTCAAAGGGATCGCCAAGCAGATCGACGAAATGGGCGCTGGAGACGCCCGCTTCTTAGCGGAACGTTGCGACAACAACGAAGAGTGGCTCGCTCACATCCGCGGCTTGAGCTGGGAAGAAATCGTCATCAAGTCCGGCGTCACCCGCGAGCAGATCAACGACATCGCCGCACGCTACGCCAAAGCGAAGAACGTCGTCTTCAGCTGGACGATGGGAATCACCCATCACGCCCACGGGGTCGACAACGTCCAGGCAATCGCCGCCTTGGCGGCGCTGCGCGGCATGGTCGGTCGCCCAAACGCTGGCTTGATGCCGATTCGCGGCCATTCCAACGTACAAGGGATCGGCTCAGTCGGCGTAACGCCGCAACTGAAACAGGCGATTTTTGAACGCTTGGAGTCGAACTTCAACCTCCAACTGCCAACCACCACCGGGCTCGATACGCTCGCCTGCATGGAAGCGGCGCATACCGGAGCGCTGAAGATGGGGTTCTGTTTAGGCGGAAACCTCTATGGCTCCAACCCCGACCAAAAGTTTGCAGCCGAGGCGCTCGAGCAACTCGAGATGCTGGTCTTCATGAGCACGACGCTCAATACCGGCCATGCCAACGGCCTGGCGAAAGAAACGTTGATCCTGCCGGTTCTCGCGCGCGATGAAGAGCCCCATCCGACCACCCAGGAGTCGATGTTCAACTACGTGCGACTTTCCGACGGCGGTCCGCGACGGCTGCAAGGTCCACTGAGCGAAGTCGAAGTGATCGCGAGGATCGCCAGTGATGTGCTTGGCAATGCCGGCCCGATTGATTGGCAGTCGATGCAGGACACCGGCAAAATTCGGGATGCGATCGCCAAGGTGGTCCCTGGCTTTGCGAAGATCGAAACGATCGACAAGACGAAGCAGGAGTTCCAGATCGACGGCCGCACGTTCCACACGCCGATCTTTCCGACGCCGACCGGCAAGCTGCAACTCTTCACGCATGAGATTCCTCCGCTGAAAGGAGATTCACACCAATTGCGATTGATGACGGTCCGCAGCGAAGGTCAATTCAACACGGTCGTCTACGAAGAGACCGACATCTACCGCGGCATTGATCGTCGCGACGTCATCTTGATGCATCCCGACGATTGCCGCCGCTTGGGCGTGGCCAACGATCAGCCGGTTGAGATCAAGTCGGACATTGGTTCGATCCGCGGTTTCCTGGTGCGGGAGTACGCAGATATTCGCCCCGGCAACGCGCTGATGTACTATCCCGAGGCGAACGTTCTGGTTGCGCGGCACGCCGATCCGAAGTCGAAAACCCCGGCATTTAAGGGGGTGATCGTCGAAGTCGCGCCCCTCAGCGCGACCCCCGCATAA
- a CDS encoding carbohydrate kinase family protein encodes MTDSRPVIGLGEILWDCFPDERRPGGAPANFAFHAGQLGLNGVVLSRVGTDELGDEFLQYLAHHGLSDQYVQRDPAHATGQVRVEFVDGDPTYTFVDDVAWDHLEFTPETAVLCSKAAVICFGTLAQRSRDSQSMIYDCLRAAPTDAWKIYDINLRPPWFSKETIESSLALANALKLNEDEVAYLAENFDLPTEIESFAAEVQRFFGLQAVCITLGGDGCLVARGDEQCRQPGIPITIADTVGAGDSFTAAIAHGLVHEKSVAEMAGFANQVAALVASHAGAMPDLRAKIAEIS; translated from the coding sequence ATGACAGATTCTCGACCCGTAATCGGACTTGGCGAAATCTTGTGGGACTGCTTTCCGGACGAACGACGTCCCGGCGGCGCCCCGGCCAATTTCGCCTTTCATGCGGGTCAGCTCGGTCTCAACGGCGTCGTCCTGTCGCGAGTTGGAACCGATGAGTTAGGGGATGAATTCCTCCAGTATCTTGCCCATCACGGACTGAGCGACCAATACGTGCAGCGCGATCCGGCGCATGCAACCGGTCAGGTGCGCGTCGAATTCGTCGACGGCGATCCTACCTACACCTTCGTCGACGACGTTGCGTGGGATCACTTGGAGTTCACGCCGGAGACGGCGGTCCTCTGTTCGAAAGCGGCGGTCATCTGTTTCGGCACCTTGGCTCAGCGGAGCCGCGATAGCCAGTCGATGATCTACGATTGTCTCCGCGCCGCGCCGACCGACGCGTGGAAGATCTACGACATCAATCTTCGCCCCCCGTGGTTTAGCAAAGAGACGATCGAGTCTTCGCTGGCGCTGGCCAACGCGTTGAAACTGAACGAGGACGAAGTCGCCTACTTGGCCGAAAACTTCGACCTGCCGACCGAGATCGAGTCGTTCGCCGCCGAGGTCCAGCGATTTTTTGGTCTCCAGGCGGTCTGCATCACCCTGGGGGGCGATGGCTGTTTGGTCGCTCGCGGCGATGAGCAGTGCCGGCAGCCTGGCATTCCGATCACAATCGCCGACACGGTTGGCGCCGGCGACTCGTTTACCGCGGCGATCGCCCATGGACTGGTTCACGAAAAGTCGGTCGCGGAGATGGCCGGTTTCGCCAATCAGGTGGCGGCGCTGGTCGCGTCGCATGCTGGCGCCATGCCCGATTTACGGGCCAAAATCGCGGAAATCTCCTAA
- a CDS encoding glucose 1-dehydrogenase, which yields MPSLDQFPKGNGVLVKVLKVGVDATDKEINEALYGGAPPGDKYLVLGHESFGIVEAVGPNVTRIKPGDYVTATVRRPGGSIYDQIGTYDMTSEEVYYERGINLLHGYLTEYFADEEDYIVKVPVGLKHLHVLMEPMSCAAKAIHQAYEVQRRMKVWRPEVAWVMGAGQIGLLSTLVLKLRGLQVYTIARAPGPHLKSEIVEGLEATYVSSKETDLDDLVKKTGRPQLIVDATGSSRMAFDAMKYLGHNGVLAWTSITGANVHHELPTDKLNIEWVLGNKLLLGSVNANREHFELGIRDLALGDVTYPGVIEKILTNPVDGLDNYKEMMRLLVEDSSALKVFVNVAEG from the coding sequence ATGCCGTCGCTGGACCAGTTTCCCAAGGGAAACGGGGTTTTGGTGAAGGTCTTGAAAGTCGGCGTTGATGCGACCGACAAAGAGATCAACGAAGCCTTGTACGGCGGCGCCCCTCCCGGGGACAAGTATCTCGTTCTCGGCCATGAGTCGTTCGGCATCGTTGAAGCGGTCGGCCCCAACGTCACCCGCATCAAGCCGGGCGATTACGTCACCGCCACCGTCCGTCGTCCCGGCGGTTCGATCTACGATCAGATCGGCACCTACGACATGACCAGCGAAGAGGTCTACTACGAGCGCGGCATTAACCTGCTGCACGGCTACCTGACCGAGTACTTCGCCGACGAAGAAGACTACATCGTCAAAGTGCCGGTCGGCCTGAAACACCTGCACGTGCTGATGGAGCCGATGAGCTGCGCCGCCAAGGCGATTCATCAGGCCTACGAAGTTCAACGCCGCATGAAGGTCTGGCGTCCGGAAGTCGCGTGGGTGATGGGCGCCGGCCAGATTGGCTTGCTCTCGACTTTGGTGCTGAAGCTGCGCGGCTTGCAGGTCTACACGATCGCTCGGGCTCCGGGCCCGCACCTGAAGTCGGAAATCGTCGAAGGGCTGGAAGCGACCTACGTCAGCTCGAAGGAAACCGACCTGGACGACCTGGTCAAGAAGACCGGTCGCCCACAACTGATCGTCGACGCCACCGGCAGCAGCCGCATGGCCTTCGACGCGATGAAGTACCTGGGTCACAACGGCGTGCTGGCGTGGACCTCGATCACCGGCGCCAACGTGCATCACGAACTGCCGACCGACAAGTTGAACATCGAATGGGTGCTCGGCAACAAGCTGCTCCTCGGTTCGGTCAACGCCAACCGCGAGCACTTTGAACTCGGCATTCGCGATCTGGCCCTCGGCGACGTCACCTATCCCGGCGTCATCGAAAAGATCTTGACCAACCCGGTCGACGGTCTCGACAACTACAAAGAGATGATGCGTCTCTTGGTCGAAGACAGCTCGGCCCTCAAGGTCTTCGTCAACGTCGCCGAAGGCTAA